The stretch of DNA TCGTCGGTTGCGTTCGGGATCTCCTCGATCAGTTCACCCGTCGACGGGTTGATGACTGCATACATGAGGGTGCAAGCCTTCGCTCTCTGTAGCGCCCACCGAGCACTACTGCGCGGACGTACATACCATACTGTATACAACTACACCCACGTTGAGGTGTGGTCAAGACCCGGTGCCTCAGTCATCCTTGCGGGACTTTGGGCCGACCACCTCGGTGACCAGCCCGGTCGCCAGGTCGTAGACGTGGCCAGAGACTCTGATGTTCGGGTCGACCATCGGCGACGCCAGCAGACTGGCTACGTCGGCCGCCACGGTGGTCGCCGGGTCGAGGACGGCCAGCGCCGCCAGCGCGGCATCGTCGTAGCCACCTTGATCAGCGAACGCATGGCGCAACGCGTCGTCGGCCAGCAGCCCGGAGCCGCAGTCGGTGTGGTGGATGACGGCCAGCTCGAACCACTCGGCGTACGGGGTCTTGGCCCGATGCAGATGGCTGATCCAGCCCACGTCCTGCAGCACCGCTGGGGTGACTCGGCCGCCGACATTGCGGTCGACGATGGCGTCACCGAGCTGCAGGCCGAGAACGGCGGCCGGGTCCACACGAGGATCAATGCAGGTAATCACGAACGTCTGCCGATTGGGGATGAACGGGATGGTCGGCACGCGGTCCCGGGCATTGGTGCGGGCGAAGGCTCGGTTGCGCTCCAGGAGCATGTCGATGTTCGTCATGACCACCACCCTGCGCCGCGCCGGCCGAGCGGACGAGAGGCCCGACGGCCAACGACGGCAAGATTGCTGCCAGGACGGCGACGCCGGTCAGCCGGACGAGCGGAACGCCGCACGATAAGCGCTCGGTGTGGTGCCGGCGTGGCGGGCCAGCTGCGCGCGCAGGCTCACCGCCGTGCCCAGCCCGCAGCGGCGGGCGATCTCGTCGACGGCCAGGTCTGTGGCCTCGAGCAACCGCTGCGCCTCCAGCACCCGCTGCAGGTTGAGCCAGCGCATCGGGGTCATGTTCGTCTCTTGTCGAAACAGCCGGGCGAAGGTGCGCGGGGCCATGGCTGCGTGCCGGGCCAGGTGGTGCACGCTCAGCGGGCGGTGCATCTCGGCCACCGCCCAGTCGAAGGTGCGGACCAGCCCGGCGCCCGGCTCGGGCAGTGGCCGATGGGAGAACTGGGCTTGCCCGCCGGGCCGGTGGAAGGCCACCACCATGCGTCGGGCGACCTCGGCGGCGGCTGCCGCGCCCCGGTCGAGCCGGTACAGGTGCAGGCACAGGTCGATGCCGGCGGTGATGCCGGCGCTGGTCAGCACCTGTCCTGCGTCCACGTAGAGTACGTCGGGATTGAGCCGCACCGCGGGGAACCGGGTGCGGAACTCCTCGGCGTGCTCCCAGTGCGTGGTGGCGCCCCGGCCGTCCAGCAAACCCGCCGCGGCCAGCGCGAACGCCCCCACGCACAC from Mycobacteriales bacterium encodes:
- a CDS encoding helix-turn-helix domain-containing protein, producing ADTLVVPGFGPLDDPSDAVLDALRAAAARGTRIASVCVGAFALAAAGLLDGRGATTHWEHAEEFRTRFPAVRLNPDVLYVDAGQVLTSAGITAGIDLCLHLYRLDRGAAAAAEVARRMVVAFHRPGGQAQFSHRPLPEPGAGLVRTFDWAVAEMHRPLSVHHLARHAAMAPRTFARLFRQETNMTPMRWLNLQRVLEAQRLLEATDLAVDEIARRCGLGTAVSLRAQLARHAGTTPSAYRAAFRSSG
- a CDS encoding carbonic anhydrase yields the protein MTNIDMLLERNRAFARTNARDRVPTIPFIPNRQTFVITCIDPRVDPAAVLGLQLGDAIVDRNVGGRVTPAVLQDVGWISHLHRAKTPYAEWFELAVIHHTDCGSGLLADDALRHAFADQGGYDDAALAALAVLDPATTVAADVASLLASPMVDPNIRVSGHVYDLATGLVTEVVGPKSRKDD